A stretch of DNA from Nitrospirota bacterium:
AAAATGAGTCCTTTTGTCTGGGGTTACATGTATGATAGCCTGTAAACCCCTGTCATTTCTAATGGCGGGTAAGGGCAACATTTGACGAAATGATAACAATAACTTCTATAACTGTATCTCGTTTAACCGGTACAAAAACTCTTCCGGTTTTAAAATCTCCACTCCCTGAAAAACTTTTAAATCCAAAAGATGATGGTCTCCTGAAATAATAAAATCGGCTCTGCCCTCTAAAGCACATTCCAGATATTTATTATCGGTAGGGTCGTTGGGTATGGCTTCTATCTTTAAACCACCTTCGATGACTTCAGCTATGGCAAATAGATTGTTTAAATCCTGTTCAACTTCATGTAAGGCTTTTTTATGGCGGTTTTGAATTTTCGGATACATGGCTACTTTTTTGACTTCAGAAATGATTTTAGTTGAAGTGATTAACTGAAGTTCGTCGGTTCTCAGTAAGTCAAAAATTTGTGCGGGTTTACCGTGAGAATTTAAAATGGCACTAATGAATATATTAGCATCCAGAACGATTTTTAGCATGTTTTCAATTAGTTTTTCAAATTACTGTGTTAACTTTGTTTATCTCTTCACGCTCTTGTTTTTTAACAGCTTCTACGGCTTCCGCTATTTCGTGCTCCAATATTTCAGGGTCAACATCCTTTGTAGTTTCTCGAATCTCATCAACCCATTTAAAAAACTTATCCCTCGCCCGTTCCTTTTCCTGTTTCATCCATTCGTATTTTTTTAGTGGTACAATGGCTACAAGCGGTTTTCCGGCACGCTCAATAATGTAGTCATCTTCTTTTAATGATACCTCATTCATAATCTGCCCGAACTGGCGGCGGGCTTCTATCGCCGATATTGTTTTAAGCATGGTCATTGCTCCTTTAGTTAGGATTGCTATAATTAGTATAGTATATGCAATAGCTATAGTCAAATGACTGTATTTGACACCGGCATAAGGTTTCAGATAATGCTTTTTATCGAATAATTTATTCTGAAGTATTATGTGATGCAAAAAAATAATACTTGACAAAATTAGTAAGGTATTATAAAATTAATTCATAATGTTGAGATTATCAACAAAATGCCAGTACGGCGTAAGGGCTATGTATGAGATAGCGCGTGGATATCCTGACTCCCCATTGTCCATACGGGTGATATCGGAGCGGCAGGACGTATCAGTGCCGTTTTTAGAGCAGATACTGGGAAGGCTGCGCAAGGATGGCCTTATAAAGAGTGTAAAGGGTCCGGGCGGTGGTTATTTATTAACAAAAAACCCTGAGGATATTACTATTGCAGAGATATTAACTACTTTAGAGGGCCCGTTTGCCATTACACTTTGTGCATCGGTGCATCCTGAAGACTCAGCTAGCTCAAAAGGCTGTATGAAAGCCGACCACTGTGTAATACAACACTTGTGGAGAGCGTTAGGGAGACAGATAGAGGAATTTTTACAGACCATAACACTGATGGATCTACTCAAGGGTAAACAGTTTGAGGATTTAATTTTTTCCTGTGATGCCGGTGCAGCCGGTTCGGTGTGTCCGAGGGATGTGCTACGGGCAGGCAGTAGCAAAGCTGTGGAGAGCGCTCTGACATGAGTTTAAAATTTGTTGAAAATGTTAAGGCTGACGTGACAAGCGACATAGTGTATATGATGTGTCCTATGCACTTATTGAAATTAGACGAGCAAATAAAGGAGTTGGAAGACAGACAGGTGTT
This window harbors:
- a CDS encoding RrF2 family transcriptional regulator; the encoded protein is MLRLSTKCQYGVRAMYEIARGYPDSPLSIRVISERQDVSVPFLEQILGRLRKDGLIKSVKGPGGGYLLTKNPEDITIAEILTTLEGPFAITLCASVHPEDSASSKGCMKADHCVIQHLWRALGRQIEEFLQTITLMDLLKGKQFEDLIFSCDAGAAGSVCPRDVLRAGSSKAVESALT
- a CDS encoding type II toxin-antitoxin system Phd/YefM family antitoxin; translated protein: MLKTISAIEARRQFGQIMNEVSLKEDDYIIERAGKPLVAIVPLKKYEWMKQEKERARDKFFKWVDEIRETTKDVDPEILEHEIAEAVEAVKKQEREEINKVNTVI
- a CDS encoding putative toxin-antitoxin system toxin component, PIN family, encoding MLKIVLDANIFISAILNSHGKPAQIFDLLRTDELQLITSTKIISEVKKVAMYPKIQNRHKKALHEVEQDLNNLFAIAEVIEGGLKIEAIPNDPTDNKYLECALEGRADFIISGDHHLLDLKVFQGVEILKPEEFLYRLNEIQL